From one Thamnophis elegans isolate rThaEle1 chromosome 7, rThaEle1.pri, whole genome shotgun sequence genomic stretch:
- the ITIH5 gene encoding inter-alpha-trypsin inhibitor heavy chain H5 isoform X2: MAWLFCLGCCLLAASAQQDPELLARDLEEAGITDYNLIDNVARRVPRQTRLLQRLETRPRMSEFSVKATIISRYAFTTVSCTLVNAGSEAREGIFEMQIPITAFVTNFTMIIGGKIYYGEVIGKDWLRADEETYSRPRDDRESQMETFKASGLIPRKMEATFILHYEELLRRRLGKYQYTVSIRPQQLVAKLRVEVNILENSGINSLEVLPLQNNKGKGEGSTKDHPTPPPSTVVGQTKTLAKVTFNPNFVQQAAISRNGILADFIIQYDVNRELSVGEVQVLDGYFVHYFAPQDLPPLPKNIVFVLDRSASMVGTKMKQVRNFVAQCSGIPDP; the protein is encoded by the exons ATGGCCTGGCTCTTTTGCCTGGGGTGCTGTCTGCTGGCGGCCTCTGCACAACAAGATCCTGAACTCTTAGCCCGGGATCTGGAAGAGGCCGGGATTACGGATTATAACCTTATTGACAAt GTTGCACGGAGAGTCCCGAGACAGACACGGTTGCTGCAGAGATTG GAAACCAGACCTCGTATGTCCGAATTCTCAGTGAAAGCCACAATCATTTCTCGATACGCCTTTACCACCGTCTCCTGCACTTTGGTGAACGCCGGCTCGGAGGCTCGGGAAGGAATCTTTGAGATGCAAATACCCATCACGGCCTTCGTCACGAATTTTACCAT GATTATTGGTGGCAAGATTTATTACGGGGAAGTTATTGGAAAAGACTGGTTGCGTGCAGATGAAGAAACATATTCAAGACCCAGAGATGACAG AGAAAGCCAAATGGAGACCTTCAAAGCCTCTGGATTAATTCCCCGGAAGATGGAAGCCACCTTCATCCTGCATTATGAGGAGCTGCTACGGAGACGGTTGGGGAAGTATCAATACACGGTCAGCATCCGACCCCAGCAGCTGGTGGCCAAGTTACGTGTGGAGGTCAACATCCTCGAGAATTCGGGAATTAACTCTTTGGAAGTTCTGCCCCTCCAAAACAACAAAGGCAAGGGAGAAGGCAGCACCAAAG ATCACCCGACTCCACCTCCTTCAACTGTGGTTGGCCAGACAAAGACGTTGGCTAAAGTAACCTTCAATCCCAACTTTGTTCAACAAGCCGCGATCAGCAGGAATGGCATTCTAGCAGATTTTATCATCCAATATGATGTCAACAGAGAATTGAGTGTTGGGGAAGTCCAG GTTTTGGATGGCTACTTTGTGCACTATTTTGCTCCCCAAGATCTCCCTCCTCTTCCAAAGAACATTGTCTTTGTCCTCGACAGAAGCGCATCCATGGTGGGCACCAAAATGAAGCAGGTGAGGAACTTCGTTGCGCAATGCTCAGGGATTCCAGATCCATGA
- the ITIH5 gene encoding inter-alpha-trypsin inhibitor heavy chain H5 isoform X1, whose product MAWLFCLGCCLLAASAQQDPELLARDLEEAGITDYNLIDNVARRVPRQTRLLQRLETRPRMSEFSVKATIISRYAFTTVSCTLVNAGSEAREGIFEMQIPITAFVTNFTMIIGGKIYYGEVIGKDWLRADEETYSRPRDDSRESQMETFKASGLIPRKMEATFILHYEELLRRRLGKYQYTVSIRPQQLVAKLRVEVNILENSGINSLEVLPLQNNKGKGEGSTKDHPTPPPSTVVGQTKTLAKVTFNPNFVQQAAISRNGILADFIIQYDVNRELSVGEVQVLDGYFVHYFAPQDLPPLPKNIVFVLDRSASMVGTKMKQVRNFVAQCSGIPDP is encoded by the exons ATGGCCTGGCTCTTTTGCCTGGGGTGCTGTCTGCTGGCGGCCTCTGCACAACAAGATCCTGAACTCTTAGCCCGGGATCTGGAAGAGGCCGGGATTACGGATTATAACCTTATTGACAAt GTTGCACGGAGAGTCCCGAGACAGACACGGTTGCTGCAGAGATTG GAAACCAGACCTCGTATGTCCGAATTCTCAGTGAAAGCCACAATCATTTCTCGATACGCCTTTACCACCGTCTCCTGCACTTTGGTGAACGCCGGCTCGGAGGCTCGGGAAGGAATCTTTGAGATGCAAATACCCATCACGGCCTTCGTCACGAATTTTACCAT GATTATTGGTGGCAAGATTTATTACGGGGAAGTTATTGGAAAAGACTGGTTGCGTGCAGATGAAGAAACATATTCAAGACCCAGAGATGACAG CAGAGAAAGCCAAATGGAGACCTTCAAAGCCTCTGGATTAATTCCCCGGAAGATGGAAGCCACCTTCATCCTGCATTATGAGGAGCTGCTACGGAGACGGTTGGGGAAGTATCAATACACGGTCAGCATCCGACCCCAGCAGCTGGTGGCCAAGTTACGTGTGGAGGTCAACATCCTCGAGAATTCGGGAATTAACTCTTTGGAAGTTCTGCCCCTCCAAAACAACAAAGGCAAGGGAGAAGGCAGCACCAAAG ATCACCCGACTCCACCTCCTTCAACTGTGGTTGGCCAGACAAAGACGTTGGCTAAAGTAACCTTCAATCCCAACTTTGTTCAACAAGCCGCGATCAGCAGGAATGGCATTCTAGCAGATTTTATCATCCAATATGATGTCAACAGAGAATTGAGTGTTGGGGAAGTCCAG GTTTTGGATGGCTACTTTGTGCACTATTTTGCTCCCCAAGATCTCCCTCCTCTTCCAAAGAACATTGTCTTTGTCCTCGACAGAAGCGCATCCATGGTGGGCACCAAAATGAAGCAGGTGAGGAACTTCGTTGCGCAATGCTCAGGGATTCCAGATCCATGA
- the ITIH5 gene encoding inter-alpha-trypsin inhibitor heavy chain H5 isoform X3 has protein sequence MGRGQSLHSDNILDWPKSEVARRVPRQTRLLQRLETRPRMSEFSVKATIISRYAFTTVSCTLVNAGSEAREGIFEMQIPITAFVTNFTMIIGGKIYYGEVIGKDWLRADEETYSRPRDDSRESQMETFKASGLIPRKMEATFILHYEELLRRRLGKYQYTVSIRPQQLVAKLRVEVNILENSGINSLEVLPLQNNKGKGEGSTKDHPTPPPSTVVGQTKTLAKVTFNPNFVQQAAISRNGILADFIIQYDVNRELSVGEVQVLDGYFVHYFAPQDLPPLPKNIVFVLDRSASMVGTKMKQVRNFVAQCSGIPDP, from the exons ATGGGGAGAGGGCAAAGTTTGCATTCAGACAACATCCTCGACTGGCCTAAATCAGAG GTTGCACGGAGAGTCCCGAGACAGACACGGTTGCTGCAGAGATTG GAAACCAGACCTCGTATGTCCGAATTCTCAGTGAAAGCCACAATCATTTCTCGATACGCCTTTACCACCGTCTCCTGCACTTTGGTGAACGCCGGCTCGGAGGCTCGGGAAGGAATCTTTGAGATGCAAATACCCATCACGGCCTTCGTCACGAATTTTACCAT GATTATTGGTGGCAAGATTTATTACGGGGAAGTTATTGGAAAAGACTGGTTGCGTGCAGATGAAGAAACATATTCAAGACCCAGAGATGACAG CAGAGAAAGCCAAATGGAGACCTTCAAAGCCTCTGGATTAATTCCCCGGAAGATGGAAGCCACCTTCATCCTGCATTATGAGGAGCTGCTACGGAGACGGTTGGGGAAGTATCAATACACGGTCAGCATCCGACCCCAGCAGCTGGTGGCCAAGTTACGTGTGGAGGTCAACATCCTCGAGAATTCGGGAATTAACTCTTTGGAAGTTCTGCCCCTCCAAAACAACAAAGGCAAGGGAGAAGGCAGCACCAAAG ATCACCCGACTCCACCTCCTTCAACTGTGGTTGGCCAGACAAAGACGTTGGCTAAAGTAACCTTCAATCCCAACTTTGTTCAACAAGCCGCGATCAGCAGGAATGGCATTCTAGCAGATTTTATCATCCAATATGATGTCAACAGAGAATTGAGTGTTGGGGAAGTCCAG GTTTTGGATGGCTACTTTGTGCACTATTTTGCTCCCCAAGATCTCCCTCCTCTTCCAAAGAACATTGTCTTTGTCCTCGACAGAAGCGCATCCATGGTGGGCACCAAAATGAAGCAGGTGAGGAACTTCGTTGCGCAATGCTCAGGGATTCCAGATCCATGA